From Panicum hallii strain FIL2 chromosome 2, PHallii_v3.1, whole genome shotgun sequence, a single genomic window includes:
- the LOC112881175 gene encoding protein MEI2-like 6, which produces MAASQPRRLDASAKPYVWKGGVAPPPATPQLYMGPPAAALPPAGFYYPRPVLVAPPAPVFPPGASPGCWVFPQGPCVGVPGAFPSPGWAPLAMGVPAAPTGMQGAPQPQLPAATATRRGGRDRPSRGVRAGHAPRARPLPRLDVPPRMMQRAAGRAAPPSFRSAKVEPGNDHPSPRSVLVQTSPPDTPPALPTCFPYPEVGSAAPRASEGSPSSVPVPAAGSQPDIPPRRRRLERAPRRFRQAAGVTVRRSDPKPRRLFDPSCSSTTLMIRNIPNDFRRTRLMQIIDQHCSIENDKITSGGVKSEYDFLYLPIDFRTGANKGYAFVNLTTPEAARRLHDHLNGHRWKVNGSGKTCEIDHADIEGLEKLVKHFWESRFDCGDEEFLPVWFEPARDGTRTTLPHLVGRMLRRS; this is translated from the exons ATGGCCGCTTCACAGCCTCGACGCCTAGACGCTTCGGCAAAGCCGTACGTATGGAAGGGGGGcgtcgccccgccgccggccacgccGCAGCTCTACATGGGGCCCCCTGCGGCGGCCCTGCCGCCGGCGGGCTTCTACTACCCGCGGCCGGTCCTTGTCGCGCCTCCGGCGCCGGTGTTCCCTCCAGGCGCCTCCCCGGGCTGCTGGGTGTTCCCGCAGGGCCCCTGCGTGGGGGTGCCGGGAGCGTTCCCATCCCCTGGCTGGGCGCCGCTCGCGATGGGTGTGCCCGCGGCGCCGACGGGGATGCAGGGTGCCCCGCAGCCACAGCTGCCTGCCGCGACGGCGACCCGGCGGGGCGGCCGTGACCGACCGTCACGCGGCGTGCGCGCTGGGCATGCTCCCCGAGCGAGGCCGCTGCCGCGGCTCGACGTGCCGCCTCGGATGATGCAGCGTGCGGCAGGTCGGGCGGCACCCCCGTCCTTCCGCAGCGCCAAGGTGGAGCCGGGGAACGACCACCCTTCTCCTCGCTCCGTGCTCGTCCAAACGAGCCCGCCCGACACGCCGCCGGCGCTCCCTACTTGCTTCCCGTACCCGGAGGTGGGATCCGCTGCGCCGCGGGCGTCTGAGGGATCGCCTTCCTCCGTCCCGGTGCCCGCCGCCGGAAGCCAGCCCGACATCCcgccgcggaggcggcggctcgAACGCGCGCCGCGTCGTTTCCGTCAGGCAGCCGGGGTCACCGTGCGCCGCAGCGACCCCAAGCCACGCCGCCTTTTCGACCCTTCTTGTAGCAGCACCACGTTAATGATTCGTAATATTCCCAATGATTTCCG GCGGACGAGGCTGATGCAGATCATTGATCAGCACTGTTCGATTGAGAACGACAAGATCACATCTGGCGGCGTCAAGTCTGAATACGACTTCCTCTACCTTCCTATTGACTTCCG CACCGGTGCAAACAAGGGCTATGCCTTCGTTAACCTGACGAcgccggaggcggcgcggcggctccaCGACCACCTGAATGGGCACCGCTGGAAGGTGAACGGTTCGGGGAAGACCTGCGAGATCGACCATGCCGACATCGAG GGATTGGAGAAGCTGGTGAAGCACTTCTGGGAGTCGCGCTTCGATTGCGGCGACGAGGAGTTCCTCCCCGTCTGGTTCGAGCCGGCCCGCGACGGCACCCGGACGACCTTGCCGCATCTCGTCGGCCGCATGCTACGCCGCTCGTGA